The genomic segment cagttacaacaacaacaacaatgaggACCCCCTTGTCTACCATACAGCCATCGCCATGGTGACACACGTTTCAAACATATGCCTATCAACATTTTTGTTCATAACTGTGCATATAAAATTGGGACTGTTAAAAAATAGCATTAAGTGTTCTTAAACATCAAACGCACACATAGGGAAACAATTTCAACCTAATTTTTCTCTCAGTGAAAGAtcctttggtttttttatttttcttcttgttgttttgttggttttggttgttattattttattttttattaatcaatccattcatttacatctcaaatgatattccacttcctggttacccccttTACCAACTCGacatcccatgatatcccacttccctgttacccctccaccaaccccccatcccacatctgccctcacctctccagccctctttgcCTGTATGGGCATGGCCTCCACCCATCCACATTCTCCTGCTCactcctccagcatccccctactctcctttgggattttttgtttgcttgtttttttaggTCAAACCTTATGGTTAAGCTTATGGTTAAAAAATACTCAGAAATATGAAGTTGCGACGCCAAGGAGCCTGATTGAAACATACTTTTAAACTATTTATAGCTGGAGCTTCTGCCTGGCAGCTTGGAGTAGCAGTGGTTGGCCTCCTGTCCCCTAGTCATCTTGTTTAGACAGTCAAAAAGGGTGACTCCCTCAGAGGTTCCAGGGATTCTTAAATGATGCAGATATCATAATTTCACTGTAATAAAAGTGACCTTTGCCACAGTGGAGTCAAATTAATGAGAAGATTAATCTTTTAATAGTTTATCCAGGTTGAGACAAAGTTATAGGCAGTCATTTTACAGTAGGAGGctacaatataaaatatagctgtatattaaaatattcatagagTGAATCACAAGGGAGCTGAGGAGAATGTAGTCTGTGAGGAATGTCTATGAATTATCTCAGCATAGTCTGGAATGAAATAAGTGTCTTTCTTAGGTACAAATACAAAGTATTTTCTCTCCctagactatttatttatttatttatttatttatttatttatttatttatttatggttttattCAAGAcatggattctctgtgtagccttggctgtcctggaactactaGCTCTATAGTTCAGGCTgttctcagactcacagagattcacttccctctgtctcctgtacgctgggatcagaggtgtgtgccaccactggcttagacctctctcttgatgcccatcaaTTTTTGCCTAGAATAATCTTATCTTACCTGCATCTTCCAGCAAACTGTAGACTCCTCAGATGCAGAGATTtagaataataagtaaataattaatgATGCTGCTGTTTGTGAAGCGCAAACAGTGCTTAGATATGTACATTTTGCATATATTATACTTTTCAAGACTCACAATTCTGTGAGCTACTGTCCCATTTCAATGGTGAAGACTCAGATTCCACAACTAGAGAAAGCAGGATTATGCCACataattatcacagagaaaagccGTCATGAACCCAATTCATCTTTGGGTTAAATCAACATGGAACCTACTgacaatatatttatgtatgtgtttgtatgtctgggtggaaatgagtggatggatggaaaTGCAAAGAATAAGTaatttaaaggtattttttttagtTAAGTAAGGTGCAAACTCATAGGAAccattaaaaacttatttttcctATTGTTCGTAGAGGCTATTTTAGCTTGTAAAACCCCAAAGAGGACCACATCCTCCAGACTGGAGTGGAAGAAGCTGGGGAGGGGTGTCTCCTTGGTCTACTATCAACAGGCTCTCCAAGGTAAGAAAGCGTAGACTGGAGGAGGCCAGAGTGAGAAGACACCAAGGACAGCCAGGGTCTCTTAACTCAGAAACAGGGACGGGAGAGGACTGATTACTGAAAATGTGTTTCTGCAAGTGTGAGATGAAGTGAGTAGTGTCTGAGACTAAAATACCACAGCCACGAACACTAGACAGAGCAAAAGAAGGTGAATTCCCCCGAGTCCTGGGACCAGTGCTTGCTTAACACAAAATACAATCATTTTTGCTGGGCTAGTAAATGAAACCGTTGgtagaggggggaaaaaaaggctgaTCTGAGATTGggtcaggtgtgatggtacacacctttagtctcagcactctactgacaaaggcaggaggatgccctctgtgagtttaaggccagcgtAGTCAACATAGCAAGACATCCAGGACTataaagagagaccctgtctcaaaacaaaattaaattaaattaaataaacaaaccagaacaaagcaaacaaacaaaaggtatgAGATTAGATGTAGGGTTCCAGCTCAGCAATAACAGCCTTACCCTGTCTGTTTCCTCATTTCTCTCTAGAAAGCACTAGAGAAGCCTGGAGAGTTAGGACTGTGACTACCTACAACAGAGCTTGGAGACTTAGCCCATTAGCTAAAAATACCTGTtagcaaggattttttttttttttttttttttttttttttttttttttttttttgagacagggtttctctgtgtagccctggctgtcctggaactcacactgtagaccaggctggcctcgaactcagaaatccgcctgcctctgcctcccaagtgctgggattaaaggcgtgtgccaccactgcctggcctgactTTTCACTTTTTGTACATGTCTTTCACACTCTTCTCTTCCTGatgattatataatttattattaattaaaatgtgaaaGTGCTGGATGAACTATATCATTAGTTTATGTAGTGGTAACGTTCCtgtcgctgtgataaaatactgtggCAAAGGCAATTTAAAGACGACAGTACTTATTtcggctcacagttccagaggggtagagtccatcatagcagggaaggCGTGGCAGCTGGAGCCAAAAGCTTGCTGATCACATGTTTATCTGTACATAGAAAGCAGACATGTACAAATGGAATCTGGGTGGAGCTATAGTCCCTCAAGGCTCATGCCCAGTGATGTatttcctctagcaaggctccGCCTCCTATCTGCTCGATAACCCCCAAAACACAAGGCCAAGTGTTTAAGGTCGTGAGCCCATGAGGGACATTTATCATTCAAATCATTATATCCATTGAAGGCCACACACCTGTTTTTAATGCCAGTCACTCCTCAGGTAGAGGAAGCCAcagctctatgagttcaaggccaacctggtctacataaagagtCACAGGACACTCAAAGCTTCCtggtgaaaatttaaaaaattaaataaatgaaatatgtcatttgattctattccattcagATAGGACTACATGTTTCAAATGGCTAATAGTACAGTGACTTTCACTTTAATTTTCTACAGCTGTCAAGGGACTTGCATATAACACAaaactccattttattttattttattttatatttattttgaaggATGGGGAAATGTATGCCATAGGATAACTAGCAGGAGTTGGCTCTCCTtccacctgtatacacacacacacacacacacacacacacacacacacacacatatacatatatatgtgtgtgtgtgtgtgtgtgtatatatatatatatatatatatatatatatatatatatattcaagctCTTCATTttttgaaagcaaaaataaatagatatttgaAAAGTGGCAAggtgccaggtatggtggtacatacctttaatcccagcactcaggaggcaaggtaGGTaatcaagttcaagaccaacctggtctacttaTAGAGCTCCAGGTCagtagccagggctatatagtctCAGGGTGAcgggggagaaagagacagagaccaggagagacaaagagagagacagagacaaagacacacagagagagatgtttttaaatgtcttacaCAATGTATAATATGCACCTGTAAGTTCAAAGTTTAAGTTTTTACCAGGAAAACAAAAGTTTTAGTTTTGAATGAAGGGACTTGAGGAAGATACTACATAGACGGTTGCTCATTTCTAAggttattgtcttttttttttttttttcccaaaaggtGACTTTAAAGACCGTGCTGAGATGATAGATTTCAACATACGGATCAAAAATGTTACAAGAAATGACGCTGGAGAGTATCGCTGTGAAGTCAGTGCTCCGACTGAGCAAGGCCAGAACCTGCAGGAGGATACAGTCATGCTAGAAGTACTGggtaaagcacacacacatgcatcatggCTGTTAGCTACCCCACCCTCATCCTCGCAGCCCTGGGGAGAGattctggcttttgtttgtttgcttttcagtcGCCTAGATGGTATTACATAAGTTCCCTGTCAACCTGCCCTTTCATCTCCAGTACAACAGAGATTTGCTGGATCCTTTTTGTACTTTGAATTACTAGGCATTTCCTTCTGTAATTAGCCAACATGAACCCTGCATTTAAAAAGTCCACACTAGGGACTAGAGAAATGGGCCAgcaggggttaagagcaccggaTGCTCCTACAGATGACCCAATTCAGcccaagttcatttcccagcttctacatggcagttcacaaacTTCTGTCACTCAAGGTCCTGAAGATCTGctaccatcttctggcctccaaaagtttacatgcatttggagcatatacatacatacaggcaaaacattcatacacattaaatacacataaataaatcattaaaaccaCCATGTTGTGTGGCCATATCCACATTTCTATATTACAGAGAATGGATTTGAAATCTTAATTACATCTTCCAGATTTCCTCATAGTACtttatataaagataattttatacaaaacatataaatataactttaattACTGAGAGACCATGTATATATACTGAAGACAGGGATATTGTGGGACTGTCAGAATTCTGTCTACCATTGTCAGTCCTGAGTTTTCCAGGAGATCATTAATAGTTATCTATTGTCTCAGTTAgggatttattgctgtgaagaaacatcatgatCATCCAGCtctttataaaggaaagcatttaattggggctggctcacaggttcagaggttcagtccattatcatcatggtgggaagcaaggcagcatttaggcagacatggcgctggagaaggagccaagggttctacatcttaatccacagggagcagaaggagactgtgtgtcatACTGGATGTACCTTaggcataggagacctcaaaacccacctgcacagtgacacacttcctccagcaagttcacacctactccaacaagaccacatctcttaATAATGCCACTTTCTatgggccaagcactcaaacacatgagtctgtggaggcCATTCCTGTTCAGACTACCACACCTACTAAATTCTGTTTTAGTTCAAATCTCTAAGACCCACTTTCTCCAATGAGACCCtacttctttcctttatttaaaaagtattttatgatataataagataaaaaatcCCACTTGTTAAAAGTTTCCACAATCTCTTCAAAAGTGTCAGCAGCTGGAGATCAAGTGTTCAGACACACAAGTCCATGAGTCACTTCATATTCAAATCTTATTGTTCTGCCCCTGAGTTCCAAACACTCATGAATATTTAATAAGGAGAAATGCATTAAGTCTAACTTCAAAAATCACAAGTTTCATGGTCCAAACACTGTTCCAAAGTCTGAAGTCTTAAATTGTTCAAGGCAATCGCTTAACTGTCAACCcctatgaaataaaatttaaaaatgcagtgttCAGAATAAACATTCCTATTCCAAAAGAGAATAATGGGGCATAGCAAGGAAGGGCCAAAGCAAGGCCAAGACAGAAGGAAAATACCAAACTCTTCAGCTCCATGCCTACTACCCGGAACTCTAGGTGGGATCTTCTGGTCTCAATGACTTTGGACAGCCCCATTGTTCAGTCTCCTGAGGTACATGTGGCTTCTCTTTTGGGATAGCTCCATTTGGTGCCTGAATGTTTTTTTCAGTGAAGGGCCAGAGCCTTCTACAAAGCTAAGATCCCAGGGTTTCACTACAGCTCAGGCCTtgccttcacagcttcacacactGCTCACACAGCAGCTCCATGCACAGAATCTGACATGCTACACAGATCCTGCAGCAGCTCTCTTGGATGCTGGTATTGCTGCCTTTCTCCTGCAACAAGAATGTCTAaaaagaaccaaccaaccaaccaaccaaacaaacaaacaaaaaacatagaaAGATTCTAGCAGCATAGACATAATGCCTAATGCTAAGAACTGTATCCTGCTCAAGATGTGTCCTGACCTTCTTGGACCACAGATCACAGATTTATAGATATAAAGAGGCCTCTGTGTGACTTTGCTACTGAACTCAGGAAAAAATCTTCCCTTGATGCCTATTTTACTGAATGATACCTACAGGCTGTGTTTTCAGGAACACTCCTTCTACATGAACTTGAATTGTTAGAGCAGGCAGCTCTTCTTGATAGTGGGTTTTCTCTGAAggccctctttctttcttgagggTGCCAGCTTGTTTAACCATTACAACTGCTTTGTCTGAACACcctttccctccctgcctgcaGTTTAAACATCTCTGTGCACCTCCCCTTGCTAACCTTCACGTTCACATCTTTCTACTTTTCCCTTGTAAATCTGTCAAGAATCAGTGGAGTTACCATGGCTACCACGCACAGCTTGCATGCTAGGCTGTCTTGACATTTCCTCTGCCAAACAACTTGGTCTACTACTTTAAAGCTCAGTCTCACCCCAGTTTTCAGGAATCTGAAAGAAACCAGATTCTTTGTCAATATGTCATATTAATGCCCTCTAATCTAATTTCTGATACAAGTCCTTGATCCCCACCCCCAAGGCTTAAAAAAGCACAATCTTTACTGTTCACCCTTCCATTGCCATTCTTCAGAATGACCCAGTAAGCTGTTTGTGGCATTGTAGCATTTCTTTAGTCTACAGCTCCAAACTCTATTCTATAGTCCTGCAAATCAGTCCTACGGCTTATGAACCATGTGGTCAGGGACCACCAGCAATGGTTCATATTTTTGTGAACCATTGTGAATGGTGCTAATTTTTGTTATTAGtcacttttctcatttctgaCCTACATGACAAGGAGCAACTTAAGGAAGGCTCACGTTTGGAGTGGATGTAAGTCCAGCATGGTAGGGAAGCCGTGGAGACGGGGGAAGCAGCTCATCTGTGGCAGGGGGAACATGCAGCTGCTTGCTCACATCTTGGCAGACCAGGAAGCAGATAGGGATTGAAAGCAGGACTGGGCCATAAACCTCCAGGCGAGGCTTCAGTGACACACTCACTCACAAGTGTTCTACAACCTCCCCAAACACCACTAGCAGCTGCGGGTCAggtgttcaaacatatgagccaacCCATGGAGGATATGTCATTCTCAAACTGTAACATCCTCCTTTATAAAACGAAGAGACTCAGAAAAATACATGACTGGCCTCCTTAATACATGGTTTTTGTAGTTCAAGGATACCGATAACTACTTCGGTAGTAGATGAGGTAAGGTGAGCAAAGGAAGCATACATGAAATTTTAATTGGTCAGATACAAAAATGGCCATATCACTTTAACTTATATTCCTTTGACCAAACTAATGTATATAACCTATTTGGCAGTAAGAAGGGTAAAAATGGGGTATATTGTGtgctcaagaaaaaagaaaacacgtCCAGTGAATAGTGGCCCATCTGTGTCTCAGTTGTCCACTCAATACAGACTTTTGAAACCCATGTTCAGCTAATGAATAATCTGTCCTGTCTGGCTTCCACTGTGCAGTGGCTCCTGCTGTTCCTTCATGTGAAGTACCCACTTCTGTTATGAGTGGCAGTGTTGTGGAGCTACGGTGtcaagataaagaaggaaatccagCCCCTGAGTACATATGGTTTAAAGACGGCACGAGTTTGCTAGGGAATCCAAAAGGCGGCATACACAACAACAGCTCGTACACAATGAATACGAAATCTGGAATTCTGGTAAGGTCCTTTCAGGTATTAAACTACTGTCTGTCATTGTGATTAAAAAGGTTATTAGAACTTTAAATTATACCTAACAGGAGATCTATCTCATTGTGGAGAGTGAAGATGTAGCAGGAAAGAGGATGGTACATGTGCCAAGAAATGATGCAGCAGACTACTGTGGGAAGATGCACTAGGAAACCAGGGAGCTAAGAAAACAGGGAGTGACCAGTACTCAGGGCAGGCTGAACCTTTTCCATGATGGATTAGGCAGTACTCTAGTACCTTCATGTCCTGGAAAATCATCAACCTCAACCTCAATTTTAACCACTGAGGAAATGCACAAAAGACTCAGTTGGAGATGATACTTGAACCTCAGTGCTAAATGTGGAAAGAATGTCCATAGGACAACCATGTTAGGGTGTCTGAGTCACTAAACTTTCTCGTGGATCCAGAGCCTTCACTGTCGTCTCTGTGACCTACCTATCTGTTCCCTAATCTGTAAATTTATCCCAGATTATCCAGTATTTCCTTTCCTCGAGATAACTGATCTAGCTCTATACATAAGCTGTTCCAACTTGAGgactatttttacttttttcatctGCGATTTTTCAGAGtagaggtagaaaaaaaatcagatcaatTCATTTGAAACCTTTTGCTTCCAATCAAGATAATATTGAGTTGggttttaaacattttgtttccaGCAATGCAAAATCACCACCACAAGTATTATGAAAAAAACTCTTATAGGTAAGGTAATACGAACGAGTATTAGGAATTTTGAAACAGAGATAGGTTGTTTCCGTTTATTCTTTCTCCTAGTGCAGTATCATTCAAAAGCCAGATCTTCTGATGCCCAGGAAAGCTCCCTGCTTCTGTAGCTGAGTAAAAGGCGGAGTGGAGGGCGCTGCCCTCAGAATCAGGTCACGTGCTAACATTTCCAGTCTTCAGGAGCAGTCAGCAGGTCTGAGCCACTTTACACTGTGAAATCGGGCACTAAACCTGCCGTCACACACGGCTATATTTActcttcagatttatttttttctgagtgggTGATAAAAGCCCCGAGGCAAGTCTGAAGCGCTGGAGGCACTCTCCTCAGGGAGTCAGCCCTTGGGATATGTGGTAAGGACGCC from the Arvicanthis niloticus isolate mArvNil1 chromosome 12, mArvNil1.pat.X, whole genome shotgun sequence genome contains:
- the Jam2 gene encoding junctional adhesion molecule B — protein: MARSPQGLLMLLLLHYLMVALDYHKANGFSASKDHRQEVTVIEYQEAILACKTPKRTTSSRLEWKKLGRGVSLVYYQQALQGDFKDRAEMIDFNIRIKNVTRNDAGEYRCEVSAPTEQGQNLQEDTVMLEVLVAPAVPSCEVPTSVMSGSVVELRCQDKEGNPAPEYIWFKDGTSLLGNPKGGIHNNSSYTMNTKSGILQFNTISKMDSGEYYCEARNSVGHRRCPGKRMQVDVLNINGIIAAVVVVAFVVSVCGLSICYAQRKGYFSKDTSFQKGSPASKATTTSENDFKHTKSFII